Proteins encoded within one genomic window of Panicum virgatum strain AP13 chromosome 1N, P.virgatum_v5, whole genome shotgun sequence:
- the LOC120656096 gene encoding probable serine/threonine-protein kinase At1g54610: MGGLCSKEGVAEPPPGAPPPLQKAPSQSLKQLITLAAKDEDAALSRTASNTKAGAGAGAAIAPAPAVVVITSLSKSYSTAGAPTHPRRATADYYADGGAPEVISSAPQGFSGEHVIAGWPSWLTSVAGEVVHGWLPRRADTFERLDKIGQGTYSNVYKARDLQSGKIVALKRVRFVNMDPESVRFMAREIHILRRLDHPNVIKLEGIVTSRLSHSLYLVFEYMEHDLAGLAALSGQRFTEPQVKCFMGQILEGLRHCHARGVLHRDIKGSNLLIDGRGVLRIADFGLATTFDPAKSQPMTSRVVTLWYRPPELLLGATEYGVAVDLWSTGCILAELLAGKPIMPGQTEIEQLHKIFKLCGSPSEDYWAKAKLPDVTLFKPQRPYRRKIAETFKDFPPTALELLDTLLAIEPSARGTAASALDSEFFRTKPLACDPASLPKFPPCKEYDAKLRGQEASRQNAAAIGGKGSVSIKPGRDDTKAAPAQDAIADYQRRHARANQKSTSHHYSSQEDSVPGFRIEPPPAAAGRGPAAMQTAGFGSTWYRNDQRGVPTRTSSSVRASTLTSQRSYAPSRGTDLHPSSSAARNANPRYNRLDVAEPANAVGRPGSSHHKDLGVRDTSAGFGGRNKRIHYSGPLMPPGGNMEDMLKEHERQIQQAVRKARVEKEKTNRHHY, from the exons ATGGGCGGCCTGTGCTCCAAGGAGGGcgtcgccgagccgccgcccggcgccccgccgccgctgcagaaAGCGCCGAGCCAGTCGCTGAAGCAGCTCATCACGCTCGCCGCCAAGGACGAGGACGCCGCCCTGTCCCGGACGGCGTCGAACACcaaggccggcgccggcgccggcgccgcaatcgcgcccgcgcccgccgtcgTGGTCATCACGTCCCTCAGCAAGTCGTACAGCACCGCGGGGGCGCCCACGCATCCCCGCCGCGCCACGGCGGACTACtacgccgacggcggcgcgcccgagGTGATCTCCAGCGCCCCGCAGGGGTTCTCCGGCGAGCACGTCATCGCCGGGTGGCCCTCCTGGCTCACCTCCGTCGCCGGGGAGGTCGTCCACGGCTggctgccccgccgcgccgacACGTTCGAGCGACTGGACAAG ATCGGCCAGGGCACCTACAGCAACGTGTACAAGGCGCGGGACCTGCAGAGCGGCAAGATCGTGGCGCTGAAGCGGGTGCGCTTCGTCAACATGGACCCGGAGAGCGTGCGGTTCATGGCGCGGGAGATCCACATCCTCCGGCGGCTGGACCACCCCAACGTCATCAAGCTGGAGGGCATCGTCACCTCCCGCCTCTCCCACAGCCTCTACCTCGTCTTCGAGTACATGGAGCACGacctcgccggcctcgccgcgctcTCCGGGCAGCGCTTCACGGAGCCGCAGGTCAAGTGCTTCATGGGCCAGATCCTCGAGGGCCTGCGCCACTGCCACGCCCGCGGCGTCCTGCACCGCGACATCAAGGGCTCCAACCTGCTCATCGACGGCCGCGGCGTGCTCCGGATCGCCGACTTCGGGCTCGCCACCACCTTCGACCCCGCCAAGAGCCAGCCCATGACCAGCCGCGTCGTCACGCTCTGGTACCGCCCGCCGGAGCTCCTGCTCGGCGCCACCGAGTACGGCGTCGCCGTCGACCTCTGGAGCACCGGCTGCATCCTCGCCGAGCTGCTCGCAGGCAAGCCCATCATGCCCGGGCAGACCGAGATCGAGCAGCTGCACAAGATCTTCAAGCTCTGCGGCTCGCCGTCGGAGGACTACTGGGCCAAGGCCAAGCTGCCCGACGTGACGCTCTTCAAGCCGCAGCGCCCGTACCGGCGCAAGATCGCCGAGACCTTCAAGGACTTTCCCCCCACGGCCCTCGAGCTCCTCGACACGCTGCTTGCCATCGAACCGTCGGCGCGGGGCACGGCGGCCTCGGCTCTCGACAGCGAG TTCTTCCGGACGAAGCCGCTGGCGTGTGACCCGGCGAGCCTGCCCAAGTTCCCGCCCTGCAAGGAGTACGACGCCAAGCTCCGAGGCCAGGAGGCCAGCAGGCAAAACGCGGCGGCCATTGGAGGCAAGGGCTCCGTCTCCATCAAGCCCGGGAGAGACGACACCAAGGCCGCGCCAGCCCAGGACGCCATTGCAGACTACCAG AGGCGGCATGCGCGCGCCAACCAGAAGAGCACGAGCCACCACTACAGCTCGCAGGAGGACAGCGTGCCGGGCTTCCGgatcgagccgccgccggcggcggccgggcgcgggccggcggcgatgcAGACCGCCGGGTTCGGGTCGACGTGGTACAGGAACGACCAGCGCGGGGTCCCAACGCGGACGTCCAGCTCCGTCAGGGCGTCGACGCTCACCTCGCAGCGCTCCTACGCGCCGTCCCGGGGCACCGACCTGCACCCGAGCTCGTCGGCCGCCAGGAATGCCAACCCCAGGTACAACCGGCTGGACGTCGCCGAGCCGGCCAACGCCGTCGGCCGGCCGGGCTCCTCCCACCACAAGGACCTCGGCGTGAGGGACACGTCGGCC GGATTCGGAGGGAGGAACAAGAGGATCCACTACTCGGGTCCCCTGATGCCGCCCGGCGGGAACATGGAGGACATGCTCAAGGAGCACGAGAGGCAGATCCAGCAGGCGGTCCGCAAGGCACGGGTCGAGAAGGAGAAGACGAACAGGCACCATTACTGA